The Mycolicibacterium smegmatis genome has a window encoding:
- a CDS encoding DUF4307 domain-containing protein: MIERPAARYGSREQPRLSRRWILIAVAALVLVAGVIVAVVAYQRFGSGEVKGELTGYQLLDDETVQVTIGVERPDPSKPVVCIVRARSKDGSETGRREILVPPGSDRVVQVTAEVKSTRKPVMGDIYGCGTDVPSYLVTPQT; this comes from the coding sequence ATGATCGAACGCCCCGCCGCCCGGTACGGATCCCGCGAGCAACCGCGCCTCAGCCGCCGCTGGATCCTGATCGCGGTGGCAGCACTGGTGCTCGTCGCGGGTGTGATCGTCGCGGTCGTGGCGTATCAGCGCTTCGGCAGCGGCGAGGTGAAAGGCGAGCTCACGGGCTATCAACTTCTTGACGACGAAACGGTCCAGGTGACCATCGGGGTCGAGCGGCCCGACCCGTCCAAGCCCGTCGTCTGCATCGTCCGCGCACGGTCGAAAGACGGCAGCGAAACCGGGCGGCGCGAGATCCTGGTCCCGCCGGGAAGCGATCGTGTGGTGCAAGTCACCGCCGAGGTGAAGTCCACGCGCAAACCCGTCATGGGCGACATCTACGGATGCGGCACCGATGTCCCGTCGTACCTGGTGACACCGCAGACCTGA
- the greA gene encoding transcription elongation factor GreA produces MTDTQVTWLTQEAFDRLKAELDQLIANRPVIAAEINDRREEGDLRENGGYHAAREEQGQQEARIRQLQELLNNAKVGEAPKQSGVALPGSVVKVYYDDDENDTETFLIATRQEGISDGKLEVYSPNSPLGGALLDAKVGESRTYTVPSGNVVKVTLVSAEPYQG; encoded by the coding sequence ATGACCGATACCCAGGTCACCTGGCTCACCCAGGAGGCGTTCGACCGGTTGAAGGCGGAGCTGGACCAGCTGATCGCCAACCGGCCGGTGATCGCCGCCGAGATCAACGACCGCCGCGAAGAGGGCGACCTGCGCGAGAACGGCGGCTATCACGCCGCGCGCGAGGAGCAGGGCCAGCAGGAGGCCCGCATCCGCCAGCTGCAGGAGCTGCTCAACAACGCCAAGGTCGGCGAGGCCCCCAAGCAGTCCGGTGTGGCGCTGCCCGGCTCGGTGGTCAAGGTGTACTACGACGACGACGAGAACGACACCGAGACGTTCCTGATCGCCACCCGCCAGGAGGGCATCAGCGACGGCAAGCTCGAGGTCTACTCCCCCAACTCGCCGCTGGGCGGCGCACTGCTCGACGCCAAGGTCGGCGAATCGCGCACCTACACCGTGCCCAGCGGCAACGTGGTGAAGGTGACGCTCGTCAGCGCTGAGCCGTATCAAGGCTGA
- a CDS encoding GOLPH3/VPS74 family protein, protein MARIAEDLFLLLLDNASAQPGLDRRRRERVLGAAVLLDLAYMCRVRPALAGEPVPAGRLIALAGQFPPDPVADPAFEVLRRKPLTPQAALAKLGGPTQTHLESHLQAMGQIQRVRMPGKGFPGRGRYCWPLTNRDRVSGARAALLAALFDGHNPTPPVAAIICLLHSVDGLGAVLSLNERGWRWVHARATEIATGSWVDENATALPEMNLAVTTSAVRPALIALLD, encoded by the coding sequence ATGGCGCGGATCGCCGAAGATCTCTTCTTGCTGCTGCTCGACAACGCGTCTGCACAGCCTGGACTCGATCGACGCAGGCGTGAACGTGTGCTCGGTGCCGCGGTGTTGTTGGACCTGGCCTACATGTGCCGTGTCCGGCCTGCCCTGGCCGGTGAACCGGTCCCGGCGGGCCGACTCATCGCGCTGGCCGGGCAGTTTCCGCCCGACCCCGTCGCCGATCCGGCGTTCGAGGTGTTGCGCAGAAAGCCGCTCACCCCGCAGGCCGCGTTGGCCAAGCTCGGCGGGCCGACCCAGACCCACCTTGAGTCACACCTGCAGGCGATGGGTCAGATTCAGCGAGTCCGCATGCCCGGCAAGGGATTTCCGGGACGCGGCCGCTACTGCTGGCCCCTGACCAACCGTGACCGGGTGAGCGGCGCGCGTGCGGCGTTGCTCGCCGCGTTGTTCGACGGGCACAACCCCACGCCGCCGGTCGCCGCGATCATCTGCCTGTTGCACTCGGTCGACGGTTTGGGCGCAGTGCTGAGCCTCAACGAGCGCGGGTGGCGCTGGGTGCATGCCCGCGCCACCGAGATCGCCACGGGCAGTTGGGTCGACGAGAACGCCACGGCACTGCCCGAGATGAACCTGGCGGTCACGACCTCGGCGGTACGCCCGGCGTTGATCGCCCTGCTGGACTGA
- a CDS encoding cystathionine gamma-synthase produces the protein MSEHRKWHGLATKAIHAGYQPDPATGAVNTPIYASSTFAQDGVGGLRGGFEYARTGNPTRQSLEAALAAVEEARFGRAFSSGMAATDCALRAVLRPGDHVVIPDDAYGGTFRLIDKVFTHWGISHTPAALSDLDSVRSAITPKTRLIWVETPTNPLLNVADIAGIVQIASSSGVKVLVDNTFASPALQQPLLLGADIVLHSTTKYIGGHSDVVGGALLTNDEELDAAFAFLQNGAGGVPGPFDAYLTMRGLKTLVLRMRQHSENAALIAEFLDGHPAVQTVLYPGLPSHPNHDVAARQMTGFGGMVSVRLRGGPQAARDLCSRTEIFILAESLGGVESLIEYPGAMTHASTAGSQLEVPDDLVRLSVGIEHSADLLADLEQALG, from the coding sequence ATGAGTGAACACCGCAAGTGGCACGGTCTGGCCACGAAAGCCATCCATGCCGGTTACCAGCCTGACCCGGCGACCGGTGCCGTCAACACGCCGATCTACGCCAGCTCGACGTTCGCCCAGGACGGGGTCGGTGGGCTCCGCGGCGGGTTCGAGTACGCCCGCACCGGCAACCCGACGCGGCAGTCCCTCGAGGCCGCGCTGGCCGCGGTCGAGGAGGCGCGCTTCGGCCGGGCGTTCAGCTCGGGCATGGCCGCCACCGACTGCGCGCTGCGTGCGGTGCTGCGTCCGGGCGATCACGTCGTGATCCCCGACGACGCCTACGGCGGCACGTTCCGGCTCATCGACAAGGTCTTCACGCACTGGGGCATCAGCCACACCCCGGCCGCGCTGAGCGACCTCGACTCGGTGCGCTCGGCGATCACGCCCAAGACCCGCCTGATCTGGGTCGAGACCCCGACCAACCCGCTGCTGAACGTCGCCGACATCGCGGGCATAGTGCAGATCGCGTCGTCGTCGGGTGTGAAGGTGTTGGTGGACAACACGTTTGCCTCACCGGCTCTGCAGCAGCCGCTGCTGTTGGGCGCCGACATCGTGCTGCACTCGACCACCAAGTACATCGGCGGTCACTCCGACGTCGTCGGCGGTGCGCTGCTGACCAACGACGAGGAACTCGACGCCGCGTTCGCGTTCCTGCAGAACGGCGCGGGCGGTGTGCCCGGACCGTTCGACGCGTACCTGACCATGCGCGGACTGAAGACCCTGGTGCTGCGGATGCGTCAGCACAGCGAGAACGCCGCGCTGATCGCGGAATTCCTCGACGGGCATCCCGCGGTCCAGACCGTGCTGTACCCCGGTCTGCCCAGCCACCCCAACCACGACGTCGCGGCACGGCAGATGACCGGCTTCGGCGGTATGGTGTCGGTGCGGTTGCGTGGTGGCCCACAGGCCGCGCGTGACTTGTGCTCGCGCACAGAGATCTTCATCCTCGCCGAGTCGCTGGGCGGGGTCGAGTCGCTGATCGAGTACCCGGGCGCGATGACCCACGCGTCGACCGCGGGCTCGCAGCTCGAGGTGCCCGACGACCTGGTGCGGCTGTCGGTCGGCATCGAGCACTCAGCGGACCTGCTGGCCGACCTGGAGCAGGCCCTGGGCTGA
- a CDS encoding acyl-CoA dehydrogenase family protein, with product MAPSNAAAGTTAVADLLDTDSMLNPEELELRSTVRRFGEQRLRPFVAEWFESGSVPVRELATEFGKLGLLGMHLEGYGCGGSSATAYGVACQELEAVDSGLRSMVSVQGSLAMFAIHAHGSEEQREQWLPRMATGEVIGCFGLTEPDFGSNPSGMRTTARRDGSDWILNGSKMWITNGSVADVAIVWARSEDGILGFVVPTDTPGFVGREMKHKLSLRASNTSELHLDDVRLPAEAQLPNARGLSGPLACLSEARFGIVFGSVGAARDCLEATLDYVGTREVFDKTLASYQITQTKIADMAVELSKAQLLALHLGRLKDAGRISPEQVSVGKLNNVREALEIARQCRTLLGANGITLEYPVLRHANNLESVLTYEGTSEVHQMVIAQALTGVSAFR from the coding sequence ATGGCTCCATCCAACGCGGCGGCCGGGACGACGGCGGTCGCCGACCTGCTCGACACAGATTCGATGCTCAACCCCGAGGAACTGGAGCTGCGCAGCACCGTACGCCGGTTCGGCGAGCAACGCCTGCGGCCATTTGTCGCAGAGTGGTTCGAATCCGGTTCGGTGCCGGTGCGCGAACTGGCCACCGAGTTCGGCAAGCTGGGCCTGCTCGGCATGCACCTGGAGGGTTACGGCTGCGGCGGCTCATCGGCCACGGCGTACGGCGTCGCCTGCCAGGAACTCGAGGCCGTGGACAGCGGCCTGCGCAGCATGGTGTCGGTGCAGGGATCGCTGGCCATGTTCGCCATCCACGCGCACGGCAGCGAGGAGCAGCGCGAGCAGTGGCTGCCGCGAATGGCCACGGGCGAGGTGATCGGCTGCTTCGGGCTCACCGAACCGGACTTCGGCTCCAACCCGTCGGGTATGCGCACGACCGCGCGGCGCGACGGCTCCGACTGGATCCTCAACGGTTCGAAGATGTGGATCACCAACGGCTCAGTGGCCGACGTCGCGATCGTGTGGGCGCGTTCCGAGGACGGCATCCTGGGGTTCGTGGTGCCGACGGACACCCCGGGCTTCGTCGGCCGCGAGATGAAGCACAAGCTGTCGCTGCGGGCGTCGAACACCTCCGAGTTGCATCTCGACGATGTGCGTCTGCCCGCCGAGGCACAGTTGCCGAACGCCAGAGGGCTGTCGGGCCCGTTGGCGTGCCTCTCCGAGGCGCGTTTCGGCATCGTGTTCGGTTCGGTCGGCGCGGCGCGCGACTGCCTGGAGGCAACGCTGGACTACGTCGGCACCCGTGAGGTGTTCGACAAGACACTCGCGTCCTACCAGATCACGCAGACCAAGATCGCCGACATGGCAGTCGAACTCAGCAAGGCGCAGCTACTGGCGCTGCACCTGGGCAGGCTCAAGGACGCGGGCAGGATCTCCCCCGAGCAGGTCAGCGTCGGCAAGCTCAACAATGTCCGCGAGGCTCTCGAGATCGCCAGGCAGTGCCGAACCCTGTTGGGCGCCAACGGGATCACGCTGGAGTACCCGGTGCTGCGGCACGCCAACAACCTGGAGTCGGTGCTGACCTACGAGGGCACCTCCGAGGTGCACCAGATGGTCATCGCCCAGGCGCTGACCGGTGTCAGCGCATTTCGTTGA
- a CDS encoding RDD family protein — protein sequence MTQLPPQGPGPAPYGPHPGGHPGPQGGYPPPWQPNPYQTPVPGPYGPPTVPNPQAYTPWFDRVIAFVIDQLPIAVVTVIGYLVVFGILAGASQGSSDGEITTGVGIVAAVLIFVLSLAPIAYGVWNMGYRQGTTGQSIGKSVMKFKVVSEQTGQPIGFLMSLVRQVAHIVDGLICYVGYLFPLWDAKRQTLADKIMTTVCVPVDRQPPQLSYPPQQQFQQAYAPQYQQPYPPYPPQNPPGFNEMR from the coding sequence ATGACTCAGCTGCCGCCGCAGGGGCCGGGACCGGCTCCGTATGGCCCGCACCCGGGTGGTCATCCGGGCCCGCAGGGTGGTTATCCGCCACCGTGGCAACCGAACCCGTATCAGACCCCGGTGCCCGGCCCGTACGGGCCGCCGACCGTGCCGAACCCGCAGGCGTACACGCCCTGGTTCGACCGGGTGATCGCGTTCGTCATCGATCAGTTGCCCATCGCGGTTGTCACCGTGATCGGTTATCTCGTCGTCTTCGGGATTCTGGCCGGCGCGTCCCAGGGGTCCTCCGACGGTGAGATCACCACCGGTGTGGGCATTGTCGCCGCCGTCCTGATCTTCGTGCTGTCGCTCGCGCCGATCGCGTACGGCGTGTGGAACATGGGCTACCGTCAGGGCACCACGGGGCAGAGCATCGGCAAGAGCGTCATGAAGTTCAAGGTGGTCAGCGAGCAGACCGGGCAGCCCATCGGCTTCCTGATGTCACTGGTGCGCCAGGTGGCCCACATCGTCGACGGTCTGATCTGCTACGTCGGTTACCTGTTCCCGCTGTGGGACGCCAAGCGGCAGACCCTGGCCGACAAGATCATGACGACGGTGTGCGTGCCGGTCGACCGGCAGCCGCCGCAGTTGTCCTATCCGCCGCAGCAGCAGTTCCAGCAGGCCTACGCGCCGCAGTACCAGCAGCCGTATCCGCCGTACCCGCCGCAAAATCCGCCGGGGTTCAACGAAATGCGCTGA
- a CDS encoding cystathionine beta-synthase: MRIARHISELIGNTPLVQLNSVVPEGAGLVAAKIEYLNPGGSSKDRIALKMIEAAEVSGELKPGGTIVEPTSGNTGVGLALVAQQRGYKCVFVCPDKVSEDKRNVLRAYGAEVVVCPTAVPPDHPDSYYSVSNRLVTEIEGAWKPDQYSNQMGPESHYETTGPEIWADTEGKITHFVAGVGTGGTITGTGRYLKEVSGGKVKVIGADPEGSVYSGGTGRPYLVEGVGEDFWPTAYDPSVPDEIIAVSDADSFEMTRRLAREEALLVGGSCGMAVVAAIEVARKAGPDAVVVVLLPDGGRGYLSKIFNDAWMSSYGFLRTRLDGSVEKTVGDVLRGKSGALPDLVHTHPSETVRDAIGILREYGVSQMPVVGAEPPVMAGEVAGSVSERELLSAVFEGRAKLADAVAEHMSPPLPLIGAGELVSTAAKTLRESDAVMVVEDGKPVGVLTRHDLLGFLSEGGYRH; this comes from the coding sequence ATGCGCATAGCCAGGCACATCAGTGAGCTCATCGGTAACACCCCGCTGGTCCAGCTGAACTCGGTGGTCCCCGAAGGGGCAGGCCTGGTGGCGGCGAAAATCGAGTACCTCAACCCCGGCGGCAGCTCCAAGGACCGCATCGCGCTCAAGATGATCGAGGCCGCCGAGGTCAGCGGTGAGCTCAAACCGGGCGGCACCATCGTCGAACCCACCTCGGGCAACACCGGCGTCGGCCTGGCCCTGGTGGCCCAGCAGCGCGGCTACAAGTGCGTCTTCGTCTGCCCTGACAAGGTCAGCGAGGACAAGCGGAATGTCCTGCGCGCGTACGGCGCCGAGGTCGTGGTGTGCCCGACGGCGGTTCCGCCGGACCATCCGGACAGCTACTACAGCGTCTCCAACCGCCTGGTCACCGAGATCGAGGGCGCCTGGAAGCCCGACCAGTACTCCAACCAGATGGGCCCGGAGAGCCACTATGAGACCACCGGCCCCGAGATCTGGGCCGACACCGAAGGCAAGATCACACACTTCGTCGCGGGTGTGGGCACCGGCGGGACCATCACCGGCACCGGCCGCTACCTCAAGGAGGTCTCGGGCGGCAAGGTCAAGGTCATCGGCGCCGATCCCGAGGGCTCGGTGTACTCGGGCGGCACGGGCCGGCCCTACCTCGTCGAAGGTGTCGGCGAGGACTTCTGGCCCACGGCCTACGATCCTTCGGTCCCCGACGAGATCATCGCGGTGTCCGACGCCGACTCGTTCGAGATGACCCGGCGACTCGCACGTGAAGAGGCCCTGCTGGTCGGCGGATCGTGCGGCATGGCCGTCGTCGCCGCCATCGAGGTGGCCCGCAAGGCCGGGCCCGACGCCGTGGTCGTGGTGCTGCTGCCCGACGGTGGACGTGGTTATCTGTCAAAGATTTTCAACGACGCGTGGATGTCGTCCTACGGTTTCCTGCGCACCCGCCTCGACGGCAGCGTCGAGAAGACCGTCGGTGACGTGTTGCGCGGCAAGTCGGGTGCACTGCCCGACCTGGTGCACACGCATCCGTCGGAAACCGTGCGCGACGCGATCGGGATCCTGCGCGAGTACGGCGTCTCCCAGATGCCCGTCGTCGGCGCGGAGCCGCCCGTGATGGCAGGCGAGGTGGCAGGCAGCGTCTCCGAGCGCGAACTGCTCTCGGCGGTGTTCGAGGGCCGCGCCAAGCTGGCCGACGCGGTCGCCGAGCACATGAGCCCGCCGCTGCCGCTGATCGGCGCCGGTGAACTGGTCAGCACGGCCGCCAAGACCCTTCGTGAATCCGACGCCGTGATGGTGGTCGAGGACGGCAAGCCCGTCGGTGTGCTGACCAGGCACGACCTGCTGGGGTTCCTGTCCGAGGGCGGTTACCGGCACTAG
- a CDS encoding alpha/beta hydrolase, producing MTAPSKVTRSPRAGIGPGGAYRTRKFPVSDSAPVEIVEDGTSVAGRLASLAAMLTIRPTLAIGSRVPHLPWPFGALNFAARMLRPSPGTIKATIALPNCTAQLIRADGVLPADGTRSVILYLHGGAFLACGSNTHGGMATSLSEYADSPVLVVDYRMVPKHSVGTAVDDCYDAYVWLRRAGYEPEQIVVAGDSAGGYLGLALAERLLDDGEVPAALVAMSPLYEIDNRARAEHPNARRDAMFPPKAFDALVEIVEAAAARNGEQVYEPLDHIEPGLPRTLIHVSGSEVLISDARKAARMLCAAGVPVEVHVWPGQMHVFQIAGNLVPEAKRSLRQIGAYIREATW from the coding sequence ATGACCGCACCGAGCAAGGTAACCAGGTCACCTCGTGCCGGCATAGGCCCAGGTGGGGCGTATCGCACGCGTAAATTTCCGGTCAGTGACTCGGCGCCGGTAGAGATCGTCGAGGACGGCACAAGCGTCGCCGGTCGACTCGCTTCGCTGGCGGCGATGCTGACAATTCGTCCGACGCTGGCAATCGGTAGCCGTGTGCCACATCTCCCGTGGCCGTTCGGGGCGCTGAACTTCGCGGCACGGATGCTGCGGCCCAGTCCGGGGACCATCAAGGCCACCATCGCGCTGCCGAACTGCACCGCGCAGCTCATCCGCGCCGACGGGGTACTGCCCGCCGACGGCACCCGAAGCGTGATCCTGTACCTGCACGGCGGGGCGTTCCTGGCGTGCGGTTCCAACACCCACGGCGGCATGGCGACCTCGTTGTCGGAGTACGCCGACAGCCCCGTGCTGGTGGTCGATTACCGCATGGTGCCCAAGCATTCGGTGGGCACGGCCGTCGACGACTGTTACGACGCCTACGTGTGGCTGCGTCGCGCGGGCTACGAACCCGAACAGATCGTCGTCGCGGGTGACTCCGCGGGCGGTTATCTGGGGCTCGCACTGGCCGAACGGCTGCTCGACGACGGCGAGGTGCCCGCCGCGTTGGTGGCGATGTCGCCGCTGTACGAGATCGACAACCGCGCGCGGGCCGAGCACCCCAACGCCCGGCGCGACGCGATGTTCCCGCCCAAGGCGTTCGACGCGCTCGTCGAGATCGTCGAGGCCGCCGCCGCGCGCAACGGCGAACAGGTCTACGAACCGCTCGACCACATCGAGCCGGGCCTGCCGCGCACGCTGATCCACGTGTCCGGCTCGGAGGTGCTGATCAGCGACGCGCGCAAGGCCGCACGCATGCTGTGCGCCGCGGGTGTTCCCGTCGAGGTCCATGTTTGGCCTGGTCAGATGCACGTCTTCCAGATCGCGGGCAACCTGGTGCCCGAGGCCAAGCGCTCGTTGCGGCAGATCGGCGCCTACATACGTGAGGCGACGTGGTGA